The Candidatus Phaeomarinobacter ectocarpi genome includes a region encoding these proteins:
- a CDS encoding site-specific DNA-methyltransferase, translated as MTKAKVIYLGLDQLRHSPRNPRTHSDKQIYQIANSIEEFGFTNPIIIDQDNTVLAGNGRLSAAEKLGIARIPCIRLDHLTPAQKRAYLIADNKIAQNAGWDIEILADDFQLLLEDDYEIDITGFSSVEIDQTMDSAAPECGSDPAAENLPSLEPKAPVSREGDLWKLGSHRVYCGSAVDAASYPHLLGTDKAQMVFTDPPYNVRIDGHVSGGGTVKHTEFVMGSGEMTPEDFKTFLLSAFRLLAAHTVDGSIHYICMDWRHMQELLSAGAATYQELKNLCVWAKTNGGMGTFYRSRHELIFVFKNGTAKHNNNFELGQHGRYRTNVWSYAGMNAAGSERDCSLELHPTVKPVSMIADAIRDVTTRGHIVLDAFGGSGSTLIAAEQTGRTARVMELDPLYVDRMIRRWQSFAHDDAVLVGDERKFHTIAAERASKAKSKRRNRSNREAAS; from the coding sequence ATGACAAAAGCAAAAGTGATTTATCTTGGTCTCGACCAGCTGAGACACTCGCCGCGGAATCCGCGGACGCACTCTGACAAGCAGATCTATCAGATTGCCAACAGCATCGAGGAGTTTGGCTTCACCAACCCGATCATTATTGATCAGGATAATACTGTTCTCGCTGGAAACGGACGTTTGTCTGCGGCTGAAAAACTTGGAATCGCTCGCATTCCCTGTATTCGCCTGGATCATCTGACGCCAGCGCAGAAGCGGGCATACCTGATTGCGGACAACAAGATTGCGCAGAATGCAGGCTGGGACATCGAAATCCTGGCCGACGACTTCCAACTGCTGCTCGAAGATGACTATGAGATTGATATCACTGGTTTCTCTTCAGTCGAAATTGATCAAACCATGGACAGTGCAGCGCCTGAATGCGGAAGCGACCCGGCAGCAGAGAATCTACCGTCGCTCGAGCCGAAAGCGCCGGTAAGCCGGGAAGGTGATCTTTGGAAGCTTGGCTCACACCGTGTCTATTGTGGCTCAGCCGTCGACGCTGCGAGTTATCCGCACCTTCTTGGAACGGACAAGGCGCAGATGGTGTTCACCGATCCACCCTACAACGTGCGGATTGATGGGCATGTCAGCGGCGGAGGAACCGTCAAGCATACCGAATTCGTGATGGGCTCCGGCGAAATGACGCCCGAAGACTTCAAGACATTTCTGCTATCAGCCTTTCGTCTCCTCGCAGCTCATACGGTAGATGGTTCGATCCATTACATTTGTATGGATTGGCGGCATATGCAGGAACTGCTCAGCGCCGGAGCAGCCACATATCAAGAACTCAAAAATCTCTGTGTGTGGGCCAAGACCAATGGTGGCATGGGAACCTTCTACCGGTCTCGCCATGAGCTCATTTTCGTCTTCAAGAACGGAACGGCTAAGCACAACAATAATTTTGAGTTGGGTCAGCATGGCCGGTATCGGACCAATGTCTGGTCTTATGCAGGGATGAACGCAGCCGGTTCGGAGCGCGACTGCTCCCTTGAACTGCATCCAACTGTGAAGCCCGTCTCCATGATCGCGGATGCCATCCGCGATGTAACCACGCGCGGCCATATCGTCCTAGACGCTTTTGGGGGCAGTGGGTCGACTCTCATTGCTGCTGAACAGACGGGTAGAACAGCCAGGGTCATGGAACTTGACCCACTCTATGTCGATCGGATGATCCGGCGCTGGCAATCTTTTGCCCACGATGACGCTGTCCTTGTAGGAGACGAACGCAAGTTCCACACGATTGCCGCGGAACGGGCTTCAAAGGCCAAGAGCAAGCGACGAAATCGATCAAATCGAGAGGCTGCGTCATGA
- a CDS encoding helix-turn-helix domain-containing protein, with protein sequence MTVSSLASRIGELREKRSISLKDVADGVGVSKTHIWLLEQAKSDNPSIGLLQRLADFYGVNIGYLVGETEAPREDETDINRLSKKLMQLEAQEQLLVEQIVDSMRKQKQHIEALIAKNSALTKSYSEE encoded by the coding sequence ATGACGGTTAGCTCGCTGGCCAGCCGAATTGGGGAATTGCGGGAAAAAAGGAGCATCTCACTGAAGGACGTCGCCGACGGAGTTGGCGTTTCGAAAACCCATATCTGGCTTCTTGAACAAGCTAAGTCGGACAACCCCTCAATTGGGCTGCTGCAACGATTGGCGGACTTCTATGGCGTAAATATCGGTTATCTGGTCGGCGAAACTGAAGCACCCCGCGAAGATGAAACAGATATTAATCGGCTATCCAAAAAATTGATGCAGCTTGAGGCGCAGGAGCAGCTCTTGGTCGAGCAAATTGTCGATTCCATGCGCAAACAAAAGCAGCACATTGAAGCGCTGATCGCTAAGAATTCAGCTTTGACCAAATCCTACAGTGAGGAATAA
- a CDS encoding SMP-30/gluconolactonase/LRE family protein, whose translation MHLRSKLIETVAVGNELGECVLWRDSDQSVWWTDVQSCRLYRLSWLSLALTVYETPERLCSFSFLAGTDREILAAFASGLAIYNPEENHIRWLDRPKELGGSLRLNDGRTDPGGRFWVGSMSEDLKPSGRLYCAGKDGILNTRQESVRISNGICWAPDGRTMYFTDSPSRQIRSCTYDARLGTTAAWQNFASVSKGEPDGAITDADGVYWFAHWAGACVTGLSPQGAIVGEIEVPTPHATCPALGGPKGNLMFITSARQGLDASQIDENAGSLFIYETDLMASTNGQTRALIARR comes from the coding sequence ATGCACCTTCGTTCCAAACTGATTGAGACGGTCGCGGTCGGCAACGAGCTGGGCGAATGCGTGTTGTGGCGCGACAGCGACCAGAGCGTTTGGTGGACGGATGTTCAATCCTGCCGGCTGTATAGGCTCTCATGGCTGTCTCTGGCCCTCACAGTCTATGAAACACCGGAACGGCTTTGCTCATTCAGCTTTTTGGCAGGCACTGACCGCGAAATTCTGGCCGCCTTTGCTTCAGGCTTGGCCATCTATAACCCTGAAGAAAACCACATACGCTGGCTGGACCGGCCAAAAGAACTCGGCGGCAGCCTACGCCTAAATGATGGCCGTACAGACCCTGGCGGACGCTTTTGGGTAGGGTCCATGTCGGAAGACCTTAAACCCTCAGGCAGGCTTTATTGCGCAGGCAAAGACGGAATTTTGAACACGAGACAGGAAAGTGTTCGCATCTCAAATGGTATCTGTTGGGCGCCTGACGGACGGACCATGTATTTTACCGACAGTCCGTCACGGCAAATACGAAGTTGCACCTACGATGCTCGCTTGGGAACCACAGCGGCTTGGCAGAACTTCGCGAGCGTCTCAAAAGGTGAACCGGACGGCGCAATAACAGACGCGGATGGCGTTTACTGGTTCGCTCATTGGGCGGGCGCATGTGTGACAGGTCTATCGCCACAAGGCGCCATTGTTGGAGAGATTGAAGTTCCAACACCACATGCCACTTGCCCGGCACTAGGCGGACCAAAGGGAAACCTGATGTTCATAACGTCAGCCCGTCAGGGTTTGGATGCGTCGCAGATCGACGAAAACGCCGGCAGTCTTTTCATTTATGAGACGGACCTTATGGCATCCACCAACGGACAGACTCGCGCATTAATTGCCCGCCGCTAA
- a CDS encoding siphovirus Gp157 family protein, with protein sequence MNQLHPIQLGNAISTHQQLRLQLIREFPEADEETLADTVEGISDLPELIAALIRSSLADRDMADALKARMADMASRQARLLERERKKRALAASAMRDADIKKILKSDITASLRPVPPAVSIEDEGAIPAEYWRTQPPKLDRKELRDVLLSGQDVPGTKLTPQDDTLSVRTK encoded by the coding sequence ATGAACCAACTCCATCCCATCCAACTTGGAAACGCGATTTCAACTCACCAGCAGCTGCGACTGCAGCTCATCCGTGAATTCCCGGAAGCCGACGAGGAAACCCTCGCCGATACCGTCGAAGGAATAAGCGACTTACCGGAGCTGATTGCTGCTCTCATCAGGTCATCACTTGCCGACCGCGACATGGCGGATGCTCTCAAAGCAAGAATGGCAGATATGGCATCACGCCAGGCAAGGCTCCTGGAACGCGAACGCAAAAAACGGGCATTAGCAGCAAGCGCGATGCGCGACGCTGACATCAAGAAGATACTGAAATCTGACATCACCGCGAGCCTGCGCCCTGTTCCTCCAGCGGTATCCATCGAGGATGAGGGCGCTATCCCGGCGGAGTACTGGCGTACTCAACCACCCAAGCTTGATCGCAAGGAACTAAGAGACGTTCTGCTAAGTGGACAGGATGTTCCGGGAACAAAACTCACGCCACAAGACGACACGCTTTCAGTGAGGACGAAGTGA
- a CDS encoding Rad52/Rad22 family DNA repair protein, producing the protein MGFSRNQIKSLVAPLKAKTVKVRYEDNIRLAYLEGWHVIKEANRVFGFDGWDRRTLTLEQVQVLRRDPLWHATYQAKVQVIVKTNTRDILREGVGVGHGHHTDQPRARDMALKAAETDATKRALSTFGNQFGLALYDPELADIDGCIDDRQGQNWVLVNHDGMALGRFDLPGEFCGAYRSHLNAMDSYKTAIRLWALNYPELARLMREVPSLKNQAGMHYGEILQRTYQRKIANWLQVADPPVQDPNQRKPEEELAQAKDRSDTEITSPTSTAGRTPKEEDKPANGKKHRETSNRIDKSKLHIGVPRRVRDKAHLKKIAALSCLVCGRRPSQAHHLTYAQHRGLGQKVSDEFTVPLCAIHHRALHDVGNEEKWWAQHSIDPLPIALGFWQAHKTGEVLPQTNTNPNGSVESAPPNRDRSVAQSDAVHEESSGSTQIVLTPPSP; encoded by the coding sequence ATGGGATTTTCACGCAATCAGATCAAATCTCTTGTCGCACCGCTCAAAGCCAAAACAGTCAAAGTGAGATACGAAGACAACATACGACTGGCGTACCTCGAGGGCTGGCATGTCATCAAAGAAGCCAATCGCGTGTTCGGTTTTGACGGATGGGATCGGCGAACACTTACACTTGAACAAGTCCAAGTCTTAAGGCGTGATCCGCTTTGGCATGCAACCTATCAGGCCAAGGTTCAGGTGATCGTGAAGACGAATACCCGTGACATCCTGCGCGAAGGAGTTGGTGTGGGACATGGGCACCATACCGATCAGCCACGGGCACGAGACATGGCGCTCAAAGCCGCAGAGACAGACGCTACCAAACGGGCACTCTCAACATTCGGAAACCAGTTTGGCCTGGCGCTCTACGATCCTGAGCTCGCCGACATTGATGGGTGCATTGATGATCGACAGGGGCAAAATTGGGTGTTGGTCAATCATGACGGCATGGCTCTTGGCCGTTTTGATCTACCAGGTGAGTTTTGCGGTGCCTATCGATCGCACCTAAACGCGATGGATTCATACAAGACCGCAATACGCCTATGGGCGTTGAACTACCCTGAGCTTGCCCGACTGATGCGCGAGGTGCCTTCGCTGAAAAACCAGGCCGGCATGCATTACGGCGAAATTCTTCAGCGAACCTATCAGCGAAAAATCGCCAATTGGCTTCAGGTAGCGGATCCCCCCGTTCAGGACCCTAACCAGCGTAAACCAGAAGAAGAACTAGCGCAGGCAAAAGATAGAAGCGACACCGAAATCACAAGTCCGACTTCAACGGCAGGACGCACGCCCAAAGAAGAGGACAAACCTGCCAACGGAAAGAAACACAGGGAAACGTCGAACAGGATTGATAAGTCCAAGCTCCATATAGGCGTTCCCCGTCGTGTCCGCGACAAAGCCCACCTCAAAAAAATAGCCGCACTTTCCTGCCTGGTCTGCGGGCGACGTCCCTCACAGGCTCACCATCTTACTTACGCCCAGCATCGGGGTTTGGGACAAAAAGTAAGCGACGAGTTCACCGTGCCGCTATGTGCGATCCACCACCGAGCGCTGCATGATGTCGGGAATGAAGAAAAGTGGTGGGCGCAGCATTCCATTGACCCGCTGCCAATCGCTCTGGGTTTCTGGCAAGCTCACAAAACTGGCGAGGTACTACCTCAGACGAACACCAACCCGAACGGGAGCGTAGAAAGTGCCCCTCCAAATAGAGATCGCTCTGTGGCACAATCAGATGCAGTACATGAGGAGTCCTCAGGCAGCACTCAGATCGTCTTAACCCCACCATCACCTTGA
- a CDS encoding UDP-glucuronic acid decarboxylase family protein, whose amino-acid sequence MISDATTLVTGGAGFIGSFLCEKLLDEGKHVLCVDNYFTGSRDNIQHLLSNPRFELIRHDITWPLYVEVNDIYNLACPASPIHYQHDPVQTTKTSVHGAINMLGLAKRVNARILQASTSEVYGDPAVHPQTEDYWGNVNPIGIRACYDEGKRCAETLFFDYYRQHSLRIRVARIFNTYGPRMHARDGRVVSNFIVQALTSQQITLYGEGSQTRAFCYVDDLVDGLTRLMNQPDNYPGPVNLGNPSEFTIRQLAEKVIDITGSSSKLKFLPLPADDPKQRQPDITKAKGDLAWQPKTSLDDGLRKTVAYFESLLSSEAFHVADT is encoded by the coding sequence ATGATAAGTGACGCAACGACTTTGGTAACCGGGGGCGCTGGGTTTATCGGCTCGTTCCTTTGCGAAAAACTACTAGATGAGGGGAAACATGTTCTTTGTGTGGACAACTATTTCACCGGCAGCCGCGACAACATCCAGCACCTGCTGAGCAACCCACGCTTTGAGCTGATCCGGCATGACATCACCTGGCCGCTCTATGTCGAAGTGAACGATATCTATAACCTTGCTTGCCCGGCATCACCAATCCACTATCAGCACGACCCCGTGCAGACGACAAAGACCAGCGTTCATGGCGCCATCAACATGCTAGGCCTTGCAAAACGTGTGAACGCAAGAATTCTTCAAGCGTCCACCAGTGAGGTGTACGGTGACCCTGCCGTTCATCCGCAAACGGAAGATTACTGGGGCAACGTCAACCCGATCGGGATTCGCGCCTGCTATGATGAAGGTAAGCGCTGCGCCGAAACACTGTTCTTCGATTACTACCGGCAGCATAGTCTACGCATTCGGGTAGCTCGCATCTTCAACACCTACGGCCCTCGCATGCACGCTAGGGATGGTCGCGTGGTTTCCAATTTCATCGTACAGGCCCTTACCAGTCAGCAGATTACCCTCTATGGCGAAGGCTCACAAACCCGCGCATTCTGTTATGTCGACGATCTCGTAGATGGCCTGACCCGCTTGATGAACCAACCCGACAACTATCCCGGCCCCGTCAATCTCGGCAATCCATCCGAGTTTACTATCCGCCAGCTTGCGGAGAAGGTCATAGATATCACAGGCTCTTCATCGAAACTCAAATTTTTGCCGCTTCCCGCAGATGACCCAAAGCAACGCCAGCCGGATATCACAAAGGCAAAAGGCGATCTAGCTTGGCAACCCAAGACCTCCCTCGATGACGGCTTGCGGAAAACGGTGGCGTACTTTGAATCATTGCTGTCGTCTGAAGCATTTCATGTCGCGGACACTTAG
- a CDS encoding glycosyltransferase codes for MKKVPGGQQICTREYIEAITHAGFNLAYSTFEPANSLTAKITRRIDRQPYRYFVPKNTAAEVIRLCNQNDTRTVFLNVADLAPIAEDLKQHDPNLEIIMLSHGLGSVDYLHEIRTQNWGSHFTGLRTSQVHFLGQQIVEECRQRRWIDAVICLAPFEAEIERWLGVKRILQISRTVVRDELDWQPLDGQIGFVGRLDHPPNLEGLRLVLQEMTKRNASDIDVRIIGLPGDVGDKLAKQFPFATYLGSLPDEALREEAASWTCSINPLFCYARGASTKLAVMLGWGVPVLTTPEGMRGYSWPGGPPATADTPGAFADAALAIARQPAVREKAHAKTLMALATPYTIDMAAQAISEFMSVKQAEPAHIGKR; via the coding sequence ATGAAGAAGGTTCCCGGCGGCCAGCAGATATGCACGCGCGAGTACATCGAAGCGATCACACATGCCGGCTTCAATCTTGCTTACAGCACCTTTGAGCCCGCCAACTCCTTGACCGCAAAAATCACCCGGCGGATTGACCGGCAGCCCTATAGATACTTTGTGCCAAAAAACACGGCCGCCGAAGTAATTCGGCTGTGCAACCAAAATGATACAAGAACTGTTTTCCTGAACGTCGCCGATCTCGCGCCCATCGCAGAGGATCTCAAACAGCACGACCCGAACCTTGAAATCATTATGCTTTCGCACGGTCTTGGCAGCGTGGACTACCTCCACGAAATCCGCACTCAGAACTGGGGTAGCCATTTCACTGGCTTGCGCACCAGCCAGGTACATTTTTTAGGCCAGCAAATCGTCGAGGAATGCCGACAGCGCCGGTGGATTGACGCTGTTATCTGTCTCGCGCCGTTTGAGGCTGAAATTGAGCGGTGGTTGGGCGTTAAACGCATACTCCAAATCTCTCGTACTGTTGTCCGAGACGAACTGGACTGGCAGCCACTTGACGGACAGATTGGGTTTGTTGGTCGCCTCGACCATCCGCCCAACCTTGAGGGACTCAGGCTAGTGCTCCAGGAAATGACAAAGAGAAACGCGTCCGACATCGACGTACGCATCATTGGACTGCCGGGCGACGTCGGCGACAAGCTTGCCAAACAATTCCCCTTCGCAACTTATCTTGGAAGCCTGCCAGACGAGGCCCTGCGCGAAGAAGCCGCCTCCTGGACCTGCAGCATCAATCCGCTTTTTTGCTACGCGCGCGGGGCCAGCACAAAGCTGGCCGTTATGTTGGGGTGGGGTGTCCCGGTTCTGACCACCCCCGAGGGCATGCGCGGCTATAGTTGGCCAGGCGGGCCGCCGGCCACGGCTGACACGCCCGGCGCATTTGCTGACGCAGCACTTGCTATTGCCCGCCAGCCAGCAGTTCGCGAAAAAGCCCATGCAAAAACACTGATGGCCCTAGCAACACCCTACACAATTGACATGGCGGCGCAGGCCATCTCTGAATTCATGAGCGTAAAGCAAGCTGAACCCGCGCATATTGGTAAACGGTAG
- a CDS encoding FkbM family methyltransferase, which yields MKSADLIGTALRLVPWTFRDRIKHFPGLAHLQRFLVTSFLNGKEFEHVVDAGPAAGIKFHIQMPEDKGIWTGTYEVDFATRVSNAVKPGDVAYDIGGWHGFFSGVLAAAGTAQVHVFEPLPDNIKYIKRLVTLNPDHEITLHECAVGALDETLDLVVMPQTSMAKLGTSPFQADTTTGDRISVPVRCLDNMVTRGGIAPPDIMKIDVEGAEILVLKGCLDTLRLAKPVIFAEMHSSALLAEGTSLLESEGYVVHVIDKNLAAAKDLDVFQIHAQHRGSS from the coding sequence ATGAAATCAGCGGATCTGATAGGCACCGCCCTACGACTAGTGCCGTGGACATTCCGTGACCGCATCAAACACTTTCCCGGCCTCGCCCACCTGCAGCGGTTTCTGGTTACATCCTTTCTCAATGGCAAGGAATTTGAGCATGTTGTCGATGCGGGGCCCGCCGCCGGCATCAAGTTCCACATCCAAATGCCTGAAGACAAAGGCATCTGGACGGGCACCTATGAAGTCGATTTTGCGACCCGTGTGTCAAATGCTGTAAAGCCCGGTGACGTCGCCTATGACATAGGCGGCTGGCACGGATTCTTTTCGGGCGTTCTCGCAGCCGCGGGCACTGCTCAGGTGCATGTGTTTGAGCCGCTGCCCGATAATATCAAGTACATCAAGCGGCTGGTGACACTGAACCCGGACCACGAAATTACGCTGCACGAATGCGCGGTCGGTGCACTTGACGAAACACTTGATCTCGTCGTAATGCCGCAGACCAGCATGGCGAAGCTGGGGACAAGCCCCTTCCAAGCAGACACCACTACTGGAGACCGCATAAGCGTTCCCGTCCGGTGCCTTGACAACATGGTTACCAGGGGAGGAATCGCCCCGCCGGACATCATGAAAATAGATGTGGAGGGCGCGGAAATTCTTGTGCTGAAGGGCTGCCTTGACACCTTGAGACTCGCAAAGCCCGTCATTTTCGCCGAGATGCACTCATCCGCGTTGTTGGCAGAAGGCACCTCCCTGCTTGAGAGCGAAGGCTATGTGGTGCACGTCATCGACAAGAATCTGGCGGCTGCAAAGGATTTAGATGTATTCCAGATTCATGCGCAACACCGAGGCAGCAGCTAA
- a CDS encoding class I SAM-dependent methyltransferase has protein sequence MALSSRIKNALNLALNPVGLHLNTTLEEDRERRRLQQMAERGHFEGPAYPLLECMCAFDPHPLSSAYQHYCNDLARLMAGGTSPGLYEPDNGYFKTPDAEVLYLMVRSLAPDRILEVGCGNSTRIIRQAISDGQLASQHIAIDPMPRVEIGRFVDKLYQQEFETSDFENLLSGFGPNDIVFVDSSHQVAAGNDVTTVFTRLLPMAPAGVVFHVHDVFLPYEYPAEWLADRHRPWAEQTLLHIYLSGHSADVLWPGHYAQRGGAFDLSGLPFADKGCAQSFWFRKSTS, from the coding sequence ATGGCTCTCAGCTCGCGTATCAAGAATGCTCTCAACTTGGCGCTCAATCCTGTGGGGCTTCATTTGAACACGACGCTCGAGGAAGATCGCGAGCGGCGGCGGCTTCAGCAGATGGCGGAGCGTGGCCATTTTGAGGGCCCAGCTTATCCGCTGCTTGAGTGCATGTGCGCGTTTGATCCGCATCCACTCTCCAGCGCCTATCAGCACTATTGCAATGACCTTGCGCGGCTGATGGCAGGCGGGACCTCGCCAGGGTTATATGAGCCGGACAACGGCTATTTCAAGACTCCGGACGCGGAGGTCCTTTACCTCATGGTGCGTTCGCTCGCGCCGGATCGCATCCTTGAGGTTGGCTGCGGCAACAGCACGCGGATCATCCGCCAGGCCATCAGCGACGGCCAGCTTGCATCACAGCACATAGCAATCGACCCGATGCCGCGCGTGGAAATCGGCCGGTTCGTCGACAAGCTCTATCAACAGGAATTCGAGACCTCGGATTTTGAGAACCTGTTATCCGGCTTTGGGCCGAACGACATCGTTTTCGTGGATTCAAGCCACCAAGTGGCGGCGGGCAATGATGTGACGACCGTTTTCACCCGCCTCCTACCCATGGCCCCGGCCGGCGTGGTTTTTCACGTGCACGATGTTTTTTTGCCCTATGAGTATCCAGCGGAGTGGCTGGCGGACCGCCACCGGCCTTGGGCTGAGCAGACGTTACTTCACATTTACTTGTCCGGACATAGTGCGGATGTGCTGTGGCCAGGCCACTATGCGCAGCGCGGTGGCGCGTTTGATTTGAGCGGATTGCCCTTCGCGGACAAGGGATGTGCGCAAAGCTTCTGGTTCCGCAAAAGCACCTCATAG
- a CDS encoding NAD-dependent epimerase/dehydratase family protein codes for MSKAGTVLVAGAGGFIGGHLVNYLKDQGHTSVRAIDVKPPESWYQRHDWADNQVLDLNDLLNCRKAADGTCAIYNLAADMGGMGFIENNKAACMLSVLINTHLLMAAREFRVEQFFFSSSACVYPGYRQRETAVTSLKESDAYPADPEDGYGWEKLFSERMCRHYSEDFGIVSRVARYHNVYGPEGTWDGGREKAPAAICRKVIEAKLSGRNEIDIWGDGEQTRSFMYIDDCLHGTYNIMNSSIEEPLNLGSDELVTINQLVDLAENFAGVKLKRNYDLSAPQGVRGRNSDNMLIKQKLDWAPSISLREGLEKTYSWIYDQIQLRERGERVTV; via the coding sequence ATGAGTAAGGCTGGAACGGTTCTGGTGGCAGGCGCCGGCGGGTTTATCGGCGGGCATCTTGTTAACTACCTCAAGGATCAGGGACACACGAGTGTCCGTGCCATTGACGTGAAGCCGCCGGAATCCTGGTATCAGCGCCATGATTGGGCTGATAATCAAGTGCTTGATCTGAACGACCTCCTCAACTGCCGCAAGGCGGCGGACGGCACGTGCGCGATTTACAACCTGGCGGCCGATATGGGTGGTATGGGGTTCATCGAGAACAACAAAGCGGCCTGCATGCTGAGTGTTCTCATCAACACCCATTTGCTCATGGCGGCGCGTGAGTTTCGGGTGGAGCAGTTTTTCTTCTCGTCCTCCGCGTGCGTCTATCCTGGTTACCGGCAGCGTGAAACGGCAGTGACATCTCTCAAGGAATCCGATGCGTATCCCGCTGACCCTGAGGACGGGTATGGATGGGAGAAGCTCTTTTCAGAACGTATGTGTCGGCATTACTCAGAAGATTTCGGCATCGTTTCGCGGGTGGCTCGATATCACAATGTGTATGGGCCTGAAGGCACCTGGGATGGTGGCCGCGAAAAAGCACCGGCGGCCATCTGCCGCAAAGTCATCGAGGCCAAGCTCTCGGGCCGCAATGAAATCGATATCTGGGGTGACGGCGAGCAGACCCGCAGCTTCATGTACATTGATGATTGCCTGCACGGCACCTACAACATTATGAATTCAAGCATTGAAGAGCCCCTCAATCTTGGCTCCGACGAGCTGGTCACGATCAATCAGCTTGTGGATCTGGCGGAGAATTTCGCTGGCGTGAAGCTGAAGCGGAATTATGACCTTTCAGCGCCACAGGGCGTGCGCGGTCGGAACTCTGACAACATGCTCATCAAGCAGAAGCTCGACTGGGCGCCAAGCATTTCGCTGAGAGAGGGGCTCGAGAAGACTTATTCCTGGATTTACGATCAGATACAGTTGCGGGAACGTGGCGAACGGGTGACGGTCTAG
- a CDS encoding FkbM family methyltransferase: MLLDPREWTQLELIQFGVTEPATTALFERLLGSGDIAIDVGSHVGTLSLLAAHSVGAQGHVYAIDPQPHNCHLVLTNSAASGFGNITTICAAVGQEDGFITLQHQSDQDRARLSLANIGPNDQPYPFVVPLVSVDDLAIRYEMPRIRLLKIDVEGYELAVLEGCKASLSRVDNVIVEVLPESGAAFAAQLARILSAAGFKFSSVTGEAWSPGQALTENNLWASR; this comes from the coding sequence ATGCTACTTGACCCGCGCGAATGGACTCAGCTTGAGCTGATCCAGTTTGGCGTGACGGAACCTGCAACAACCGCTTTGTTCGAACGGTTGCTTGGGAGCGGGGACATCGCCATTGATGTTGGGTCGCATGTTGGAACGCTGTCGTTGCTTGCTGCTCACTCAGTAGGCGCGCAGGGGCATGTCTATGCCATTGATCCGCAGCCTCACAACTGCCACTTGGTACTCACAAACAGCGCAGCCAGCGGGTTTGGCAATATCACCACCATATGCGCCGCTGTCGGACAGGAAGACGGTTTCATCACATTACAACATCAAAGTGATCAGGACCGGGCCCGGCTGAGTCTTGCGAACATTGGCCCCAACGATCAGCCATACCCGTTTGTGGTGCCCTTGGTATCGGTCGATGACCTTGCTATCAGGTATGAAATGCCGCGGATCAGGCTTTTGAAAATTGACGTGGAAGGATATGAGCTTGCGGTGCTGGAAGGCTGTAAAGCCAGCCTGTCCCGGGTGGACAATGTGATTGTCGAAGTGCTGCCCGAAAGTGGCGCTGCATTTGCGGCGCAGCTGGCGCGTATTTTGTCCGCAGCCGGTTTCAAATTTTCATCTGTGACTGGCGAGGCGTGGTCGCCTGGCCAGGCATTAACCGAAAACAACCTTTGGGCCTCCCGTTAA